One genomic segment of Occultella kanbiaonis includes these proteins:
- a CDS encoding heavy metal translocating P-type ATPase — protein sequence MEPHPTHATPEQHAPDAHDEHTAQEGHAEHDHGQHDPHAGHDAHAGHGGHEGHVAQFRRLFWITLILAIPTAAFSGMFADILGYTLPAGTGWVSPVLGTVIFVWGGRPFLTGAVDELRSRRPGMMLLIGMAITVAFVASLGSSLGLFAHELDFWWELALLVVIMLLGHWIEMRSLAQTTSALDSLAALLPDEAERLDGEQITLVAPADLVVGDVILVRPGGRVPADGIVIDGSAHVDESMITGESAPVRRGTDDRVVAGTVATDSAIRVRVAAVGDDTALAGIGRLVEQARSSSSRAQRLADRAAAALFWFALGAAALTLIAWLFWGTPEEALIRVITVLVIACPHALGLAIPLVVSISTERAARAGILVKDRMALERMRTVDTVLFDKTGTLTKGAPALLAVTSAVGQDADEALRYAAAAEAASEHPLARAIVAAAAERGLAVEAATDFLAVPGQGVRAMVPDDAGPAREVSVGGPGLLAATGREPLADTAWLAEQADAGRTVLHVLVDGRVVAALALADEVRPESREAVAALRDRGVEVVMITGDAEPVARAVAADLGITEVFAGVHPEHKSAKVRQLQERGASVAMVGDGVNDAPALAQADVGIAIGAGTDVAIASAGVILASDDPRAVLSIIELSRAAYRKMKQNLWWAAGYNLISVPLAAGLLAPIGFVMPMAVGALLMSASTVVVALNAQLLRRLDLRPDRQG from the coding sequence ATGGAGCCGCACCCCACGCACGCCACACCCGAGCAACACGCCCCCGATGCTCATGACGAGCACACCGCGCAGGAGGGACACGCCGAGCACGACCACGGCCAGCACGACCCCCACGCGGGCCACGACGCCCACGCGGGCCACGGCGGCCACGAGGGCCACGTCGCCCAGTTCCGACGGTTGTTCTGGATCACACTGATCCTCGCGATCCCGACCGCAGCCTTCAGCGGCATGTTCGCGGACATCCTCGGGTACACCCTGCCCGCCGGCACCGGCTGGGTCTCCCCCGTGCTCGGCACCGTCATCTTCGTCTGGGGTGGGCGCCCGTTCCTGACCGGTGCCGTCGACGAGCTCCGCTCCCGCCGGCCCGGCATGATGCTGCTCATCGGAATGGCGATCACGGTCGCCTTCGTCGCCTCGCTCGGCTCCAGCCTCGGGCTGTTCGCGCATGAGCTGGACTTCTGGTGGGAACTCGCCCTGCTCGTGGTGATCATGCTCCTCGGGCACTGGATCGAGATGCGCTCGCTCGCGCAGACGACGTCGGCGTTGGACTCGCTCGCCGCGCTCCTTCCCGATGAGGCCGAGCGCCTCGACGGCGAGCAGATCACCCTCGTGGCCCCGGCCGACCTCGTGGTGGGCGACGTGATCCTGGTGCGCCCCGGCGGCCGGGTCCCGGCCGACGGGATCGTCATCGACGGCTCCGCCCACGTGGACGAGTCGATGATCACGGGCGAGTCCGCGCCGGTGCGCCGCGGCACCGACGACCGGGTGGTCGCCGGCACCGTGGCCACCGACTCCGCGATCCGGGTGCGGGTGGCTGCCGTCGGTGACGACACGGCCCTCGCCGGGATCGGCCGGCTCGTCGAACAGGCCCGCTCGAGCTCCTCCCGGGCCCAGCGGCTCGCCGACCGGGCCGCGGCGGCGCTGTTCTGGTTCGCGCTCGGTGCCGCAGCGCTGACCCTGATCGCCTGGCTGTTCTGGGGCACCCCGGAGGAAGCCCTGATCCGGGTCATCACGGTGCTGGTGATCGCCTGCCCGCATGCGCTCGGCCTTGCCATCCCGCTGGTGGTCTCGATCTCCACAGAGCGGGCGGCGCGGGCCGGGATCCTCGTCAAGGACCGGATGGCCCTCGAGCGGATGCGGACCGTGGACACGGTGCTGTTCGACAAGACCGGCACCCTGACCAAGGGCGCCCCCGCCCTGCTCGCGGTGACCTCCGCCGTCGGGCAGGACGCCGACGAGGCCCTGCGCTACGCGGCTGCCGCCGAGGCGGCGAGCGAGCACCCGTTGGCCCGCGCGATCGTCGCGGCCGCGGCCGAGCGTGGCCTGGCGGTCGAAGCCGCCACGGACTTCCTTGCGGTGCCCGGTCAGGGCGTCCGGGCCATGGTGCCCGACGACGCGGGGCCGGCCCGCGAGGTCTCGGTGGGCGGTCCCGGGCTGCTCGCCGCGACGGGCCGGGAGCCGCTCGCCGACACCGCCTGGCTCGCCGAGCAGGCGGACGCCGGACGCACGGTCCTGCATGTGCTCGTCGACGGCCGGGTGGTCGCCGCGCTCGCGCTCGCGGACGAGGTCCGGCCGGAGTCCCGCGAGGCGGTCGCGGCGCTGCGCGATCGTGGCGTCGAGGTCGTCATGATCACCGGCGACGCCGAGCCGGTGGCCCGTGCGGTGGCCGCCGACCTCGGCATCACCGAGGTGTTCGCGGGGGTGCACCCCGAGCACAAGAGCGCGAAGGTGCGTCAGCTGCAGGAGCGGGGAGCCAGCGTGGCGATGGTCGGCGACGGCGTGAACGACGCGCCGGCGCTGGCCCAGGCCGACGTCGGCATCGCGATCGGCGCGGGCACGGACGTCGCGATCGCGTCCGCGGGCGTGATCCTCGCCTCCGACGACCCCCGGGCCGTGCTCTCGATCATCGAACTGTCCCGGGCCGCGTACCGCAAGATGAAGCAGAACCTGTGGTGGGCCGCCGGCTACAACCTGATCTCGGTGCCGCTCGCGGCCGGG
- a CDS encoding ABC transporter permease, producing MTTTDSSPQTPTPSLDGQSPPSPVRNPWLIVTIREIMVKLADKSFVISTIVTLAMIAASVVIGAVVGNRTSDFTVGTTQTDAAVVAQAGTEAITSAGDTLEVTEFDSEDALRAAVLEGDVDAGLLAGADGWVLLGGSEVDSALSTALTDAVSQSVLAANAEAAGTTLGELMAGSEVTTEFLDPDADRGALAFIVGFIFAFLFYMAAIIFGMTIANSVLEEKQNRVVEILATAIPIRQLLYGKVLGNSLLAFAQILLYCVVGLTAVNLTGLAGDIGWILSASGWFIAFFVVGFTALAAVWAVLGSLASRSEDLQSNTGPIITVIMVALFVGLFAEGIWLDIASFVPVVSSVAMPIRMLAGDVPIWQGLVSLALTAVAAYGLLRLGERIYQRAVMQGGTALSWRQALKLQA from the coding sequence ATGACCACCACCGACTCCTCCCCGCAGACGCCGACGCCGTCCCTGGACGGGCAGAGCCCGCCGTCCCCGGTGCGCAACCCCTGGCTGATCGTCACCATCCGCGAGATCATGGTGAAGCTGGCCGACAAGAGCTTCGTGATCTCCACCATCGTCACCCTCGCGATGATCGCGGCCAGCGTCGTCATCGGCGCCGTGGTCGGCAACCGCACGTCCGACTTCACGGTCGGCACGACCCAGACCGACGCGGCCGTGGTGGCGCAGGCCGGCACGGAGGCCATCACCTCCGCCGGCGACACCCTCGAGGTCACCGAGTTCGACTCCGAGGATGCGCTGCGCGCCGCGGTCCTCGAGGGCGACGTGGATGCGGGGCTGCTCGCCGGCGCGGACGGCTGGGTGCTCCTGGGCGGTTCCGAGGTGGACTCCGCCCTCTCCACCGCGCTCACGGACGCGGTGAGTCAGTCGGTCCTCGCCGCCAATGCGGAGGCGGCCGGGACCACGCTCGGCGAGCTCATGGCCGGGTCGGAGGTCACCACGGAGTTCCTCGACCCGGACGCCGACCGTGGCGCCCTCGCCTTCATCGTGGGCTTCATCTTCGCGTTCCTGTTCTACATGGCCGCGATCATCTTCGGGATGACCATCGCCAACTCGGTGCTCGAGGAGAAGCAGAACCGCGTCGTCGAGATCCTCGCGACCGCCATCCCGATCCGCCAGCTGCTCTACGGCAAGGTCCTCGGCAACTCGCTGCTGGCGTTCGCGCAGATCCTGCTCTACTGCGTGGTCGGCCTGACCGCGGTGAACCTCACCGGCCTAGCGGGCGACATCGGCTGGATCCTCAGCGCATCCGGATGGTTCATCGCCTTCTTCGTGGTCGGGTTCACGGCGCTAGCCGCCGTCTGGGCCGTGCTCGGCTCGCTCGCCAGCCGTAGCGAGGACCTGCAGTCCAACACCGGCCCGATCATCACCGTGATCATGGTCGCCCTGTTCGTCGGACTGTTCGCCGAGGGGATCTGGCTCGACATCGCGAGCTTCGTCCCGGTGGTCTCCTCGGTCGCGATGCCGATCCGGATGCTCGCCGGTGACGTCCCGATCTGGCAGGGCCTGGTCTCCCTGGCCCTCACGGCCGTCGCCGCGTACGGGCTGCTGCGCCTGGGCGAACGGATCTACCAGCGAGCAGTGATGCAGGGCGGCACCGCGCTCTCCTGGCGTCAGGCCCTCAAGCTCCAGGCCTGA
- a CDS encoding ABC transporter ATP-binding protein, with protein sequence MRQADARLEVRELTRRFGEKVAVDDVSFTVEPGRMTGFVGANGAGKTSTMRMIMGVLVIHGGDVLWDGRPITAADRSRFGYMPEERGLYPKQGILDQLCYLGQLRGMSRGDAAKEATRLLERFGLADRVKDKLESLSLGNQQRVQITASLLHGPSGLILDEPFSGLDPVAVDSMVELLRDRLRQGVPVLFSSHQLDLVDRLCDSLVVLSDGKVMAAGAADELRNAGPTRYRIVTTPDAGWLRDVPGVSVLDVDGPSAVLELADGAREPLLKRAAERGLAEFAPITRSLSEIYREVTR encoded by the coding sequence ATGAGGCAAGCGGACGCCAGGCTCGAGGTGCGGGAACTGACCCGCCGCTTCGGCGAGAAGGTTGCCGTGGACGACGTGTCGTTCACGGTGGAGCCGGGCCGGATGACCGGGTTCGTCGGCGCCAACGGCGCCGGGAAGACCTCGACCATGCGCATGATCATGGGCGTCCTGGTGATCCACGGCGGCGACGTGCTCTGGGACGGCCGGCCCATCACGGCCGCGGACCGTTCCCGGTTCGGGTACATGCCGGAGGAACGTGGCCTGTACCCGAAACAGGGCATCCTCGACCAGCTCTGCTATCTGGGCCAGCTGCGCGGCATGAGCCGAGGTGACGCCGCCAAGGAGGCCACCCGCCTGCTGGAGCGGTTCGGACTCGCGGACCGCGTCAAGGACAAGCTCGAGTCGCTGTCCCTCGGGAACCAGCAGCGCGTCCAGATCACCGCGTCGCTGCTGCACGGACCGAGCGGTCTGATCCTGGACGAACCGTTCTCCGGCCTCGACCCCGTGGCCGTCGACTCCATGGTGGAGCTGCTCCGCGACCGCCTCCGCCAGGGCGTGCCCGTGCTGTTCTCCAGCCACCAGCTCGACCTCGTCGACCGGCTCTGCGACTCGCTCGTGGTGCTCTCGGACGGCAAGGTCATGGCCGCCGGTGCGGCGGACGAGCTCCGCAACGCCGGTCCGACCCGCTACCGCATCGTCACCACGCCGGACGCCGGGTGGCTCCGCGACGTGCCCGGCGTGAGCGTGCTGGACGTCGACGGCCCCAGCGCCGTCCTCGAGCTGGCCGACGGCGCCCGGGAGCCGCTGCTGAAGCGCGCCGCCGAACGCGGCCTCGCCGAGTTCGCCCCCATCACCCGGTCCCTGTCCGAGATCTACCGCGAGGTGACCCGATGA
- a CDS encoding response regulator → MTIRVAIVDDQALVRSGFAMVLSIEDDIEVVGQAADGAQAVDLLTTTPADVVLMDVQMPVLDGITATERIVAAGGAKVIILTTFDREDYLFAALRAGASGFLLKNADPDDLVAAIRAVADGHALLSPEVTVKVIARLAAGADPVPDAPGPARRAADGTATHRAAAPGSDSARAVESLTARERDVLALLAEGYSNAEIATELFVGESTVKTHVSHVLAKVGARDRVQAVVFAHRSGIVGVAGAGD, encoded by the coding sequence ATGACCATCCGCGTCGCCATCGTCGACGACCAGGCCCTGGTCCGGTCCGGATTCGCCATGGTGCTCTCGATCGAGGACGACATCGAGGTGGTCGGCCAGGCCGCGGACGGCGCCCAGGCAGTCGACCTGCTCACGACCACACCCGCGGACGTGGTCCTGATGGACGTGCAGATGCCCGTGCTCGACGGCATCACGGCCACCGAGCGCATCGTCGCCGCCGGCGGCGCGAAGGTCATCATCCTGACCACGTTCGATCGCGAGGACTACCTGTTCGCGGCGCTGCGCGCGGGCGCGAGCGGCTTCCTGCTCAAGAACGCCGACCCGGACGACCTGGTCGCCGCGATCCGGGCGGTTGCCGACGGTCACGCGCTGCTGTCCCCGGAGGTCACGGTCAAGGTGATCGCACGCCTGGCAGCCGGCGCCGACCCGGTCCCGGACGCCCCCGGCCCGGCCCGCCGGGCGGCCGACGGCACAGCCACCCACCGCGCGGCCGCACCGGGCTCGGACTCGGCGCGTGCCGTCGAGAGCCTGACCGCCCGGGAGCGCGACGTGCTCGCCCTCCTCGCCGAGGGCTACTCGAACGCCGAGATCGCGACCGAGCTGTTCGTCGGCGAGTCCACGGTGAAGACCCACGTCTCCCACGTGCTGGCCAAGGTCGGTGCCCGGGACCGCGTCCAGGCCGTGGTGTTCGCACACCGATCCGGCATCGTCGGTGTCGCCGGCGCCGGCGACTGA
- a CDS encoding sensor histidine kinase codes for MPTLSSSPSEASAAAGAEPADRSPAPPSASWTSRLFAWLNDAQDPLWERPGPSSAQQRRDVLGTVVFIMVGLGMTVATKSFGLVIEGEESWRAYVAVAAMIAPLAIRRRYPMVALVISSALFLGLAYLSPEASVQLPFQTAYFAAIYAAVAWARERRWLWIAVALVLLEMAAWIIISFTISNAVALFYGTDGPTGPLDPVLAYVLYTAAINLAYFGGAILVGRNSWRGALQRARLADQAKRIHAQADELARRAVVDERLRIARELHDVVAHHVSVIGVQAGAARRVLSRAPEAAEGALRTIEGASRDAVGEMRALLGVLRSETDAGRGDESRAPEPGLADLDDLAEQHRRQGLRITLTRVEAAPGDLDRVPPALGLSVYRCVQESLTNVVRHSTAGSASVTLRTGTTGRPADGAATDSPAGAFVEVEVLDDGQPRGGTSGTAYGLRGVSERVSLHGGQAEIGPRLTGTGWRVRARFHLRDTDGNTNTESEPR; via the coding sequence ATGCCCACCCTGTCCAGCTCGCCGTCCGAGGCTTCCGCGGCGGCCGGCGCCGAGCCGGCGGACCGGTCCCCGGCGCCACCGAGCGCGTCGTGGACGAGCCGCCTGTTCGCCTGGCTGAACGACGCCCAGGACCCGCTCTGGGAGCGGCCCGGGCCCAGCAGTGCCCAGCAGCGCCGGGACGTCCTCGGCACCGTCGTGTTCATCATGGTGGGCCTCGGCATGACCGTGGCCACCAAGTCGTTCGGCCTGGTGATCGAGGGCGAGGAGTCCTGGCGTGCCTACGTCGCCGTCGCGGCCATGATCGCGCCGCTGGCCATCCGGCGTCGCTACCCGATGGTCGCGCTGGTGATCTCCTCGGCCCTGTTCCTCGGCCTCGCCTACCTCAGCCCCGAGGCGAGCGTCCAGCTCCCGTTCCAGACGGCCTACTTCGCCGCCATCTACGCGGCCGTCGCCTGGGCGCGCGAGCGCCGCTGGCTCTGGATCGCCGTGGCCCTGGTGCTGCTGGAGATGGCAGCCTGGATCATCATCTCGTTCACGATCTCCAACGCCGTCGCGCTGTTCTACGGCACCGATGGCCCCACCGGCCCACTCGACCCGGTCCTCGCCTACGTGCTCTACACGGCGGCCATCAACCTCGCCTACTTCGGAGGGGCCATCCTGGTCGGCCGGAACTCGTGGCGTGGCGCGCTGCAGCGGGCCCGGCTGGCCGACCAGGCGAAGCGGATCCACGCCCAGGCCGACGAGCTCGCGCGCCGGGCCGTGGTGGACGAGCGGCTCCGGATCGCCCGCGAGCTGCACGATGTCGTGGCCCATCACGTCTCGGTGATCGGGGTCCAGGCGGGCGCGGCCCGGCGGGTGCTGAGCCGCGCACCGGAGGCCGCCGAGGGTGCCCTACGCACGATCGAGGGCGCGAGCCGGGACGCCGTCGGGGAGATGCGCGCCCTGCTCGGGGTGCTGCGCAGCGAGACCGACGCCGGCCGCGGCGACGAGTCCCGGGCGCCCGAGCCAGGCCTCGCTGATCTGGACGACCTGGCCGAGCAGCACCGCCGGCAGGGACTCCGGATCACCCTGACCCGGGTGGAGGCCGCCCCGGGCGACCTGGACCGGGTGCCGCCGGCACTCGGCCTGTCCGTGTACCGCTGCGTGCAGGAGTCGCTCACGAACGTGGTCCGCCACTCCACGGCGGGTTCAGCGTCGGTCACCCTCCGCACCGGAACCACCGGTCGCCCTGCCGACGGCGCTGCCACGGACTCCCCCGCCGGCGCCTTCGTGGAGGTCGAGGTCCTCGACGACGGACAACCGCGCGGGGGCACGTCCGGAACCGCCTACGGTCTTCGCGGGGTGTCCGAGCGCGTCTCGCTGCACGGCGGTCAGGCCGAGATCGGCCCTCGCCTGACCGGAACCGGCTGGCGGGTCCGAGCCCGGTTCCACCTCCGCGACACCGACGGCAACACCAACACCGAGAGCGAGCCCCGATGA
- a CDS encoding bleomycin resistance protein, with protein MSSEYVIPGLPCRDLDDVLPFYEALGFDITYRQLRPNPYAAVRRGGIELHFFGVPTFDPEDSMGSVVVIVPDTGALYEAFAAGLRAEYGKVPISGIPRMTRPRKKQGTSAGFSVVDPGGNWLRITSVPDQAAQDPVEGGRLGRVVAAAARQADSHGDVDAGVRVLRTGLARHTDAPMVEQIPALVYLAELLVRTGDATGARESLALVLAADLTEAERDVLAAELAEAAELLATELPT; from the coding sequence ATGAGTTCCGAGTACGTGATCCCCGGGCTGCCCTGCCGAGACCTGGACGACGTCCTTCCTTTCTACGAGGCCCTCGGGTTCGACATCACCTATCGCCAGCTCCGGCCGAACCCGTACGCAGCCGTGCGCCGCGGCGGCATCGAGCTGCACTTCTTCGGCGTGCCGACCTTCGACCCTGAGGACTCGATGGGCAGTGTCGTGGTCATCGTGCCGGACACCGGCGCCCTCTACGAGGCGTTCGCGGCCGGGCTGCGCGCCGAGTACGGCAAGGTCCCGATCAGCGGGATCCCGCGGATGACCCGGCCCCGCAAGAAGCAGGGCACGAGCGCCGGCTTCTCGGTGGTGGATCCCGGGGGCAACTGGCTGAGGATCACCTCGGTGCCGGACCAGGCCGCGCAGGACCCGGTCGAGGGTGGCCGCCTGGGTCGGGTGGTGGCGGCCGCCGCGCGGCAGGCGGACTCCCACGGCGACGTCGACGCGGGTGTGCGCGTGCTGCGCACCGGGCTGGCCCGGCACACCGACGCTCCCATGGTCGAGCAGATCCCGGCCCTGGTGTACCTCGCGGAACTACTGGTCCGCACCGGTGACGCCACCGGCGCCCGCGAGAGTCTCGCGCTGGTGCTGGCCGCCGACCTGACCGAGGCGGAGCGTGACGTGCTCGCCGCGGAGCTGGCCGAGGCCGCCGAACTCCTGGCGACCGAACTGCCGACCTAG
- a CDS encoding serine hydrolase domain-containing protein, which produces MSTTSPTQTETARQLLPRATPAEAGISAAGIAAFLDAVEARGIELHSLMVVHAGRVAAEGWWAPYAPDRPHLLYSLSKSFTSTAAGFAIAEGLFSLDDKIVDLLPAHVPDNVDAAVASLTVHHVLSMSTGHTADTLERAYELEPDDVVRGFLRQPPQAPVGSRHVYNNSCTYVVATLVAELSGTHLIDYLRPRLFEPLGITPGHWDTDGQGNALGFSGLHLTTESIAAFGQLLLAGGRWQGTQVLPEGWVELATRSHVRTDSDPATSIDWAQGYGYQFWMARHGFRGDGAYGQFCVVVPDSDLVLATTSATDDMQGILTAAWTHLLPAVGAPDADPAATARLSGRLAGLALPVVEADPGAAPGEPVAFVVADGGEPGPLPAGTRVEVVPAADGWQATFAFSGGTVRIDGAPTAWVETEVTTAVGLVRSSRRGRSRESTAVLARGGWQADGTFEADVMLAELPHRFRLRGADGVATAAWNAVPLAGVRFEAHLP; this is translated from the coding sequence ATGTCGACGACGTCACCCACGCAGACCGAGACCGCCCGACAGCTCCTCCCCCGCGCCACGCCCGCCGAGGCGGGCATCTCGGCCGCCGGGATCGCCGCCTTCCTCGACGCGGTCGAGGCCCGCGGGATCGAGCTGCACAGCCTGATGGTGGTCCATGCGGGCCGGGTTGCCGCGGAGGGCTGGTGGGCGCCGTACGCTCCGGACCGACCGCACCTGCTCTACTCCCTGAGCAAGTCGTTCACGTCCACGGCGGCAGGTTTCGCGATCGCGGAGGGCCTGTTCTCCCTCGACGACAAGATCGTGGACCTGCTGCCGGCGCACGTCCCGGACAACGTCGACGCCGCGGTCGCGTCGCTGACCGTCCACCACGTCCTCTCGATGTCCACGGGGCACACGGCCGACACTCTCGAGCGGGCGTACGAGCTCGAGCCCGACGACGTGGTCAGGGGCTTCCTGCGCCAGCCGCCGCAGGCCCCGGTGGGCTCTCGGCACGTCTACAACAACAGCTGCACCTATGTGGTCGCGACCCTGGTGGCCGAGCTCAGCGGCACCCACCTGATCGACTACCTGCGCCCGCGTCTGTTCGAACCGCTCGGCATCACCCCGGGGCACTGGGACACCGACGGCCAGGGCAACGCGCTCGGCTTCTCTGGGCTGCACCTGACCACGGAGTCGATCGCCGCGTTCGGGCAGCTGCTGCTCGCCGGCGGCCGCTGGCAGGGCACCCAGGTGCTGCCCGAGGGGTGGGTGGAGCTCGCGACCCGCTCGCACGTGCGGACCGACTCCGATCCGGCGACCAGCATCGACTGGGCCCAGGGCTACGGGTACCAGTTCTGGATGGCTCGGCACGGCTTCCGCGGCGACGGCGCCTACGGCCAGTTCTGCGTGGTGGTCCCCGATTCGGACCTGGTCCTGGCGACCACCTCGGCCACCGACGACATGCAGGGCATCCTGACCGCCGCGTGGACCCATCTGCTGCCGGCCGTCGGCGCCCCGGATGCCGACCCGGCAGCCACGGCGCGCCTGTCCGGACGGCTCGCGGGGCTCGCCCTCCCCGTGGTCGAGGCGGACCCGGGCGCCGCGCCCGGCGAGCCGGTCGCCTTCGTGGTGGCCGACGGCGGAGAGCCGGGTCCGCTCCCGGCCGGCACCCGGGTGGAGGTCGTCCCGGCCGCCGACGGCTGGCAGGCGACGTTCGCGTTCTCCGGCGGCACGGTCCGGATCGACGGCGCACCAACGGCATGGGTCGAGACCGAGGTGACCACCGCCGTCGGGCTCGTGCGCAGTTCGCGCCGCGGCCGCTCCCGGGAGTCGACCGCGGTGCTCGCCCGCGGCGGCTGGCAGGCCGACGGCACCTTCGAGGCGGACGTCATGCTCGCCGAGCTGCCGCACCGGTTCAGGTTGCGCGGCGCGGACGGCGTGGCCACCGCCGCCTGGAACGCGGTGCCGCTGGCCGGCGTGCGGTTCGAGGCACACCTGCCCTGA